A window from Candidatus Reconcilbacillus cellulovorans encodes these proteins:
- a CDS encoding NADH:ubiquinone oxidoreductase subunit A (Catalyzes the transfer of electrons from NADH to ubiquinone) has translation MPLADAGSYADRYALVAVFVALGVLLPVAALTVGRLLRPHRPVREKLTTYESGNEPLQPESRVRFNVRYYVFALMFVVFDVETAFMYPWAVAYGRLGLFAVIEMFVFVVLLVIGFAYAWKKKVLTWTSI, from the coding sequence ATGCCGCTAGCCGATGCCGGTTCGTACGCCGACCGGTATGCGCTCGTCGCCGTGTTCGTCGCATTGGGCGTCCTTTTGCCCGTAGCCGCACTCACGGTCGGACGCCTGCTTCGGCCGCACCGGCCGGTGCGGGAGAAGCTGACGACGTACGAAAGCGGCAACGAGCCGCTCCAGCCGGAAAGCCGGGTGCGCTTCAACGTGCGCTATTACGTGTTTGCGCTTATGTTCGTCGTGTTTGACGTCGAAACAGCGTTTATGTATCCGTGGGCAGTCGCTTACGGCCGGCTGGGGCTGTTCGCCGTGATCGAAATGTTCGTTTTCGTGGTGCTGCTTGTGATCGGTTTCGCGT